catgcccaagttgcggctcgatccccagcagggcatgcagaaggcaggcaatcaatgattctttctcatcactgatgtttctctctctctctctccctctctgaaaaaagaaaatataagtatttatGAAGACTgaacaaatatatacaaatttgcTGTGCAAAGCATCATaacaattttttattctttattttgaatctaaagtattttaaataaattattgaataaaaaaatatggaatTTCACCAAAATTTAGGAAATGTGATTAtatccatatacactgagtggccagattattatgaccaccccatcagtacttcgttgggccaccttttgccttcaatactgcagcgattcttcttggcactgactccacgagatgttgaaaagtgatgtgaggaatctgacactatgcctgatgaatagcactgtccagttctgtgagattggatggttgtggaaccagctgcctgatggctcttgtaactttgtcccacaaatgctcaattggattgagatctggtgattgtgggggccacctaagcaaggtaaagtctccctcatgttcttgaaaccactcctgcacaatacgagcaccgtggcatggcacactgtcttgttggaagaagccatcccCATTGGGATACGCCAGCAACacgataggatgaacttgatcagcaacgatacttaggtatgttgtgctattcagatgttgttccacacgaattaaagggcccaaatcatgccaggaaaacatgccccaaaccataacactgccccaccACCTtaaagggttgtactcatgcatgtgggatgcatgctttcatgctgtttccacaaaattctcactcttccatcagcatgatgcaactggaaatgtgattcatcagaccacatgacttttttccagtgctcgactgtccaatccttgtgttcctgtgtgaactggagacgttttatcttggtaactgcagacagcaaaggtgttcgaacaggcctttggcttccatgtcccatacgatgcagtgtacggctaattgcctacaaacatcaggtggtcataataatctggccactcagtgtatattgttatATTAGGCAGCTAACACTTAGCAAAATTACACACTCAATTTTGAATTGATCATTTGTGCAAAATATGGCACAGAAATAaactacatatatgtatatgtgtgtgtatatatatatatatatatatatagttgatgtatatatgtgtgtgtgtgtatgtatatatatatacacacacacacatatgtatacatcaACTCCTTATTTCATGGTGCACTTTAGcgaattaattttttcttaagtaCAAATATATTTGACTTGATATAGTAAAATACAGCTTTTATATCACTTAAAAGTGTGACTGcagataaaatttacataaatgtaGATAGAAATTTGATCATTTATTCTATGGACTAGGTCCACTAATTAGTGTCTGTAATGTTTATCATATTCATTAGTATATGGGTAAAAAAAAGAAACGAAAATGTTATATTTAACACCTGAACAACATATATggagttttagaaaaaaacattacAAGGTACAAAATCTGTAGCTATAAGTTTATAATGTGGAAATCAAATAATAAAGGATTATTTCAATGATACATGATAAAGGTGAACTGGAGGTCATTAATGGAAAACTGTCCTTGGCTCTCTAACATGTTAACGCTGCCTCATCATTTTTGTAATGAGGGGTTCTTTAATGCTTGCTACTCTTCCTTCTGCTATTGATGGCCTTCATTGCCATTCAGTCACTTCCAATCCTTTCGGAATActgatttttcttcctccttatGTGGCTCATTTCCCAAGGCTTAGTTCCTGACCCTTTTttattccctcttcctttccaatttaatGGCTTCGACTATCATCTGATGTTTGTGGATAATTCATTCATATCCTCTCTCCCTGGCTATTCTGAATAGCACTACTTGGTACCTCAAATTTAATATGGTTCCAGCTTCACTCAACATACAgtatatgaatttcatgcatcggtgcacgaaattcatgcactggggggtgggggtgtgtccctcagtccagcctgcactctctccaatctgggacccctcggggatgtccaactgccggtttaggcccataaacaggcagtcagacatccctctcacaatctgggactgctggctcctaaccgctcacctgcctgattgcctctaacagcttctgcttgccagcctgaccacctcctaaccactcccctaccagcttgatttaacacctaactgctcccctgccagcccgatcacccccaactgccctcccctgccggccaatttggttctgattggtcggtttctatgccagtcagtgtcaaaagctccgcctcctaggcagccattgactcctcacagttcacccggatttggttctgattggtcagtttctatgcctgtcagcgtcaaaagctccgcctcctaggcagccattggctcctcacagaaTTCACCTTCATTAGAGGTCTGGTATCAGCTCACATCTTCTTTGTGAAGTCTGCTATTTTCCTCATGTGCCTGAAACTGTTATTGATTTATCCCaatatcttttctttccttcttcattaCTAATGGAACCTTGATTTAGTGAAGAATGAATATgtttgtaaaaacattttttagtctTCCTTGGAAATAGAGGTGGCCCTGTGATAATGTTCTGGCTAGTGAAATTTTAGTAAGTCATTGGGTGGAGCATCTGGGAATGTTCCTTAAAAGGGAGAAAACCAGTTGGCAAGCATCTTCTGCCCTTTGTCCTTTCTCCTATCTGGAATGTGGATGTAATTAATAGGGCTCCAGGAATCATTTTGTGTGTATGAAGAAAAGGGAGTGAAAAGATAGGAGCTGGATTTCTGATGATACCGTGGAGTTGTTGAACAAGCCTTGTACTTTTATAGGCTGCTTTTAtgaagggttgggggaggtgctaaataaataaataaaactccaaGTCATTTAGGGCATTATTATTTGAAACTCTTTTCAAATAACTGACTTTTGGCTTTTTTGTTACTATATCTTGATTCCTACCTGATATGCTTCAGGTGAACGTAATCTCTTCTATCTTGGAATTTCTATAGCACTTCATTTGTTTTGCTCTCATAAGTACAATCACCCTTTCTATTACACTACTCAATTTCATCAGGATAGACTATATCAGATTGGTCTTAGTTCATGGCACCCTGCTTAACACAGTGCCTTCCTATAGGTAAAATTTAATACACAAGAGCACTTTGTAAactgcaaaataaacaaacaaaaaaataaaccatgTAATCTTATTATCCAATGACTCTAGCAAAGACAAGAGATAGAAAAATGgtaacattttaaactttaaattaagataaacatatttttctgaatCACCCAGTATGTTATAGATAccaaatattttcagatttgaTCAAATATACCTATACATATAAAgttattactaaaaataatttcccaCTAATTTGAAACCCTGGTATTCAACTAGCTAGCTGTAGAATTCACATGTACTACAGTCTGCAAAAGAGGTTATTCAAAatagctttatattttatttattttttaaatcttcaggcaaggatattttttccactgatctttttttaaaagtgttaaatACTCTTTATTTGATATTCTACATAAACCACACTAAAATGTCTTTCCTTCAGTAAAAGGCAATAGTTTAGATACAGGGAATTTTAATAAATTGGCATAGTTGGgatcaaaaagataaaatagtcaCTAGCAGTTTATCTGCAGCCCTTGCCTTTTAACAGACTAATGAACACAGCTTGAAACACAGGCAAGTCTTGCAGGTCTAAGAGACAGTGAAGGGATTTCCTCAGAATTTAAACATATTAATACAACCAATTATGTAAATCTAAATATAAGCCAATCTCCTATAGGTTTTGAGATGGCACTCACCACCTCTGTGAAAAGTTAAACATTATGAATCAAGTCCAATCCCATTTTTAGAAGAGGGCAGTGATAGTGCTTGCTGAACCAAAATTACCATCAAAACTCAAAAAGTTGACCATATTCATTTAACCACAGCCAATCTTATATAAATCACGACTGCCCCAAAGAAATACTCTATTACCCATTCATGATCGGAATTTGGTGTATGAGATCAATTTAAATATGGTACacataaaaaaaatcatgagacATTTGTAATAAATAAGGCAGTGGCCAACTATTACTCATTAGTAGCTTCTTTGAGATAAGCTATCAAGTCTGCCCTTTCTGCACACTTCTTAATGTCagcaaaaatcatttttattccagggatgtatTTCTTGGGATTCTCCAAATACTCTATCAGTGTAGCCTCTCCCCAGGTGAgacctttgttctttctttctgtgtaAGAAAATCCAGGGGCCTGACCTGTCTTTCGCCCAAATAGACCATGGAGATTTGGTCCAGGCTTGTGTTTGCCTCCCTTTTCCACAGTATGGCACTGGGCACACTTCTGAACAAAAATCTTCTTGCCCTTTTCAACATCACCCATTTTTAACTCACTCGTTAGTCGTGTGTGACACAGAGGTTCCCACTTGCAAGCCAGATGTCACACTCTCTaactccactgatttttagagagaatggaagggagggaaggagaaaggaggagaggtacaaagagacacatacacacatcaacgtgagagagacacatcaattggttgcctcaagCACgtgcccaaccagggctggggatcgaacctgcaacttgtgcccttgaatgggaattgggctgacgctctaatcactgaacaacactggccaaggcaaaaatatctttatatctttatattttaggTAAAAATGTTGAAACTATGTATTACCATTTTAATAGCTCCACCTTTCCCACGATTCTTCACCAGAGTTATCACTCGTATTTTGTCACTTCCATATTTCTGGCAATATTTAAAAGCTACCTGTCAAATTACataaaagtgagaaaaaattaACTTGGATTACAAAATcctataaagaggtaatatgcacattgaccatcatgcccttgaacaagatggccacaccaatgtggtcacaagatggccagcaggggagggcagttaggggttattgggccggcaggggagggtagttgggggtgaccaggtctgcaggggagggtagttaggggtgaccaggctggcatgggagggtagtttggggcgaccgggatggcaggggagggcagttgggggcaatcaggccggcaggggagcagttaggtgttgatcaggctggcaggggaatggttaggagttgatcaggctggcaggcaaaagtggttagggacaatcaggcaggcagacgagtggttgtgagccagcagtcccggattgtgagagggatgtccctcgaggggtcccagattggagagggtgcaggctgagctgagggacacccccccatcagtgtatgaattttgtgcacagggcctctagtaggggTTTTGAGGATT
The sequence above is a segment of the Eptesicus fuscus isolate TK198812 chromosome 8, DD_ASM_mEF_20220401, whole genome shotgun sequence genome. Coding sequences within it:
- the LOC103303075 gene encoding cytochrome c-like, which produces MGDVEKGKKIFVQKCAQCHTVEKGGKHKPGPNLHGLFGRKTGQAPGFSYTERKNKGLTWGEATLIEYLENPKKYIPGIKMIFADIKKCAERADLIAYLKEATNE